From Coffea arabica cultivar ET-39 chromosome 10e, Coffea Arabica ET-39 HiFi, whole genome shotgun sequence, one genomic window encodes:
- the LOC113712347 gene encoding uncharacterized protein has protein sequence MFLLKTWRATAFGLFGYMNFTKSGFIEHSKKFNPEDMQTKIEGKNCVVTGANSGIGYATAEGLASRGANVYMVCRNKERGEAALSKIQEATGSKNVYLEVCDISSIIEIKSFTSRFSSKDVPVHVLVNNAGLIENRRVTTPEGYELNFAVNVLGAYTLTELMLPLLEKAAPDARVITVSSGGMYTAPLMKDLQFSNNNFNGVEQYARNKRVQVALTEKWAEIYKDKGIAFYSMHPGWAETPGVASSLPGFSNSMSGKLRTSQEGADTVVWLALQPKEKLVPGSLYFDRAEAPKHLLFAATKGSHSAIDSIIENLRSMSGLSS, from the exons ATGTTTCTTCTCAAG ACATGGAGAGCAACAGCTTTTGGCTTATTTGGGTACATGAATTTCACAAAATCTGGTTTCAT AGAACATTCAAAGAAATTTAATCCAGAGGATATGCAAACAAAAATTGAAGGCAAGAACTGTGTTGTCACTGGTGCAAATTCTGGCATTGGCTATGCTACTGCTGAGGGTCTTGCATCACG TGGGGCTAATGTGTATATGGTATGCCGGAACAAGGAGAGGGGTGAAGCTGCCCTTTCAAAAATTCAGGAGGCAACTGGCAGTAAAAATGTTTATTTGGAG GTCTGTGATATTTCTTCCATCATCGAAATCAAGTCATTTACTTCCAGATTTTCTTCAAAGGATGTCCCTGTCCATGTTCTG GTTAATAATGCTGGTTTAATTGAAAATCGGCGTGTGACAACTCCAGAAGG ATATGAGCTCAATTTTGCTGTTAATGTACTTGGCGCATACACTCTGACAGAGTTGATGCTGCCCTTACTGGAGAAAGCTGCGCCTGATGCTCGTGTTATTACAGTTTCCTCAGGTGGAATGTACACAGCCCCTTTGATGAAAGATCTACAG TTTAGCAATAACAACTTTAATGGTGTGGAACAATATGCACGGAACAAGCGAGTGCAG GTTGCACTGACAGAAAAATGGGCTGAAATTTACAAGGACAAAGGTATTGCTTTCTATTCAATGCACCCTGGGTGGGCAGAGACTCCTGGAGTTGCCAGCAGTTTGCCCGGTTTCTCGAATTC GATGTCTGGAAAACTTAGAACGAGCCAGGAAGGTGCAGATACAGTGGTGTGGTTAGCTTTGCAGCCAAAAGAAAAACTAGTACCAGGATCATTATACTTCGACAGAGCTGAAGCTCCTAAACACCTGTTGTTTGCAGCTACAAAGGGTTCTCATTCTGCTATAGACTCCATCATTGAAAATCTTCGCTCTATGTCTGGTCTATCCTCTTGA
- the LOC113712896 gene encoding type IV inositol polyphosphate 5-phosphatase 3 isoform X2 — translation MRQSSTRRQQQLFWGRVVMRKWLNIPTKESDYSADTESDSGSDVSDDEFCDWPRRESRFKDDRGGQVQLDANDALPTLRRRKSETFRAQYINKKEIKICAGTWNVAGRVPPDDLDLDGWLDLNEPADIYVIGFQEIIPLNAGNIFGAEDSRPVSKWEDIIRQSLSKIQAKTKFKCFSDPPTPSRFKPAEDAPDIEDEIILESDSDGEEEIYPVNDETSGFDGHMVGPVNEENEAMNADVSFYSHKNDFSAIDQDLETQFSSPKKLDRLKCFRTEDSEETEEPNKQFDRKLLRTLSGTEKIGFCWPEAPLDLLSQHLLERPNSFKSMKSFKASKSYRKYSSLKSGMNIQNRKQSDAALLAELDLEFLIKRKRRPAFVRIVSKQMVGVFFSIWVRRNLRKHIHNISVSTVGVGAMGYIGNKGSISVSMSVYQTLFCFVCSHLTSGEKEADLVKRNADVYEIHRRTHFNSHSVMGLPKSIYDHERIIWLGDLNYRINLSYETTRQLLLKKNWSNLRESDQLIKELRKGRAFDGWSEGILTFAPTYKYEINSEKYIGDDPKGRRTPAWCDRVLSFGKGMRLISYRRNEIKFSDHRPVTASYMVEVEVFSPKKLQRALTFTDAEIEEEPIISDMSVDRGMSRLMWERISLTGVDENKAQ, via the exons ATGAGGCAGAGTTCAACCCGTCGTCAGCAACAG CTTTTCTGGGGTCGAGTTGTGATGCGAAAATGGCTCAACATTCCGACTAAAGAGTCCGATTACAGCGCCGATACCGAGTCTGATTCCGGCTCCGACGTCTCAGACGATg AATTCTGTGACTGGCCGAGGAGGGAATCAAGGTTTAAGGATGATAGAGGTGGACAAGTTCAGCTTGATGCTAATG ATGCTCTTCCCACGTTAAGGCGACGCAAGTCAGAGACATTCAGAGcacaatatataaataaaaaggaaatcaA AATATGTGCCGGTACATGGAATGTTGCTGGAAGAGTTCCTCCTGATGACCTAGACCTTGACGGTTGGTTAGATCTCAATGAGCCTGCTGATATTTATGTAATTGG ATTTCAGGAGATTATACCACTAAACGCTGGAAATATCTTTGGTGCTGAAGACAGCCGACCTGTTTCAAAGTGGGAAGATATCATCCGCCAATCTCTTAGTAAAATCCAAGCCAAGACTAAGTTTAAATGCTTCAGTGATCCTCCTACTCCTTCAAGGTTTAAGCCAGCCGAAGATGCCCCAGATATAGAAGATGAAATCATTCTTGAATCTGACAGTGATGGAGAGGAGGAAATCTATCCCGTAAATGATGAAACCAGTGGTTTTGATGGACACATGGTTGGACCagtcaatgaagaaaatgaagctATGAATGCAGATGTTTCTTTCTACAGCCATAAGAATGATTTCTCAGCCATTGACCAAGATTTGGAGACACAGTTTTCTTCTCCAAAAAAGCTGGATAGGTTGAAATGCTTTAGAACAGAAGATagtgaagaaactgaagagccAAATAAGCAGTTCGACCGTAAATTACTCAGAACCCTGAGTGGAACAGAAAAAATAGGTTTTTGCTGGCCAGAGGCACCTCTTGATCTTCTGTCTCAGCATCTTTTGGAGAGACCTAATTCTTTCAAATCAATGAAGTCATTCAAAGCTTCAAAATCCTACAGAAAATATAGTTCTTTGAAGTCTGGTATGAATATTCAAAATAGAAAACAATCAGATGCAGCTTTGCTTGCGGAACTTGACCTTGAATTcttaataaaaagaaaaagaaggccaGCATTTGTGAGGATAGTAAGCAAACAAATGGTTGGAGTTTTCTTTAGCATATGGGTCCGGAGAAACTTGCGAAAGCATATACATAACATAAGTGTGTCGACTGTTGGTGTGGGTGCAATGGGATACATAGGTAACAAG GGATCAATATCAGTTAGCATGTCTGTATATCAGACACTCTTTTGTTTCGTGTGTAGTCACCTGACGTCAGGTGAGAAAGAGGCAGATCTTGTGAAAAGAAATGCTGATGTGTACGAAATACATCGCAGGACGCATTTTAATTCACATTCAGTTATGGGCCTACCTAAAAGCATTTATGACCATGA GAGAATCATATGGCTGGGTGATCTAAACTACCGCATCAACTTGTCATATGAGACAACAAGACAGCTACTCTTGAAAAAGAACTGGTCCAATTTAAGAGAGAGTGATCAG CTTATCAAAGAGCTGAGGAAAGGTCGTGCATTTGATGGATGGTCAGAAGGTATCCTGACTTTTGCACCAACTTATAAATATGAGATCAATTCAGAAAAGTACATTGGCGATGATCCAAAAGGAAGACGTACTCCCGCATG GTGTGACCGAGTACTCTCATTTGGAAAGGGCATGAGGTTAATAAGCTATAGAAGGAATGAGATTAAGTTTTCAGATCACCGGCCTGTAACTGCCTCTTACATGGTTGAAGTGGAGGTATTTTCTCCAAAGAAATTGCAACGTGCCCTCACTTTCACTGATGCAGAAATTGAAGAAGAGCCCATAATCTCAGATATGAGTGTTGATAGAGGAATGAGCAGACTAATGTGGGAGAG GATATCTCTTACTGGGGTCGATGAGAATAAGGCGCAATAG
- the LOC113712896 gene encoding type IV inositol polyphosphate 5-phosphatase 3 isoform X1 → MRQSSTRRQQQRSWAEILCFGCTCLQLFWGRVVMRKWLNIPTKESDYSADTESDSGSDVSDDEFCDWPRRESRFKDDRGGQVQLDANDALPTLRRRKSETFRAQYINKKEIKICAGTWNVAGRVPPDDLDLDGWLDLNEPADIYVIGFQEIIPLNAGNIFGAEDSRPVSKWEDIIRQSLSKIQAKTKFKCFSDPPTPSRFKPAEDAPDIEDEIILESDSDGEEEIYPVNDETSGFDGHMVGPVNEENEAMNADVSFYSHKNDFSAIDQDLETQFSSPKKLDRLKCFRTEDSEETEEPNKQFDRKLLRTLSGTEKIGFCWPEAPLDLLSQHLLERPNSFKSMKSFKASKSYRKYSSLKSGMNIQNRKQSDAALLAELDLEFLIKRKRRPAFVRIVSKQMVGVFFSIWVRRNLRKHIHNISVSTVGVGAMGYIGNKGSISVSMSVYQTLFCFVCSHLTSGEKEADLVKRNADVYEIHRRTHFNSHSVMGLPKSIYDHERIIWLGDLNYRINLSYETTRQLLLKKNWSNLRESDQLIKELRKGRAFDGWSEGILTFAPTYKYEINSEKYIGDDPKGRRTPAWCDRVLSFGKGMRLISYRRNEIKFSDHRPVTASYMVEVEVFSPKKLQRALTFTDAEIEEEPIISDMSVDRGMSRLMWERISLTGVDENKAQ, encoded by the exons ATGAGGCAGAGTTCAACCCGTCGTCAGCAACAG AGAAGTTGGGCTGAAATATTGTGTTTCGGTTGCACCTGCCTGCAGCTTTTCTGGGGTCGAGTTGTGATGCGAAAATGGCTCAACATTCCGACTAAAGAGTCCGATTACAGCGCCGATACCGAGTCTGATTCCGGCTCCGACGTCTCAGACGATg AATTCTGTGACTGGCCGAGGAGGGAATCAAGGTTTAAGGATGATAGAGGTGGACAAGTTCAGCTTGATGCTAATG ATGCTCTTCCCACGTTAAGGCGACGCAAGTCAGAGACATTCAGAGcacaatatataaataaaaaggaaatcaA AATATGTGCCGGTACATGGAATGTTGCTGGAAGAGTTCCTCCTGATGACCTAGACCTTGACGGTTGGTTAGATCTCAATGAGCCTGCTGATATTTATGTAATTGG ATTTCAGGAGATTATACCACTAAACGCTGGAAATATCTTTGGTGCTGAAGACAGCCGACCTGTTTCAAAGTGGGAAGATATCATCCGCCAATCTCTTAGTAAAATCCAAGCCAAGACTAAGTTTAAATGCTTCAGTGATCCTCCTACTCCTTCAAGGTTTAAGCCAGCCGAAGATGCCCCAGATATAGAAGATGAAATCATTCTTGAATCTGACAGTGATGGAGAGGAGGAAATCTATCCCGTAAATGATGAAACCAGTGGTTTTGATGGACACATGGTTGGACCagtcaatgaagaaaatgaagctATGAATGCAGATGTTTCTTTCTACAGCCATAAGAATGATTTCTCAGCCATTGACCAAGATTTGGAGACACAGTTTTCTTCTCCAAAAAAGCTGGATAGGTTGAAATGCTTTAGAACAGAAGATagtgaagaaactgaagagccAAATAAGCAGTTCGACCGTAAATTACTCAGAACCCTGAGTGGAACAGAAAAAATAGGTTTTTGCTGGCCAGAGGCACCTCTTGATCTTCTGTCTCAGCATCTTTTGGAGAGACCTAATTCTTTCAAATCAATGAAGTCATTCAAAGCTTCAAAATCCTACAGAAAATATAGTTCTTTGAAGTCTGGTATGAATATTCAAAATAGAAAACAATCAGATGCAGCTTTGCTTGCGGAACTTGACCTTGAATTcttaataaaaagaaaaagaaggccaGCATTTGTGAGGATAGTAAGCAAACAAATGGTTGGAGTTTTCTTTAGCATATGGGTCCGGAGAAACTTGCGAAAGCATATACATAACATAAGTGTGTCGACTGTTGGTGTGGGTGCAATGGGATACATAGGTAACAAG GGATCAATATCAGTTAGCATGTCTGTATATCAGACACTCTTTTGTTTCGTGTGTAGTCACCTGACGTCAGGTGAGAAAGAGGCAGATCTTGTGAAAAGAAATGCTGATGTGTACGAAATACATCGCAGGACGCATTTTAATTCACATTCAGTTATGGGCCTACCTAAAAGCATTTATGACCATGA GAGAATCATATGGCTGGGTGATCTAAACTACCGCATCAACTTGTCATATGAGACAACAAGACAGCTACTCTTGAAAAAGAACTGGTCCAATTTAAGAGAGAGTGATCAG CTTATCAAAGAGCTGAGGAAAGGTCGTGCATTTGATGGATGGTCAGAAGGTATCCTGACTTTTGCACCAACTTATAAATATGAGATCAATTCAGAAAAGTACATTGGCGATGATCCAAAAGGAAGACGTACTCCCGCATG GTGTGACCGAGTACTCTCATTTGGAAAGGGCATGAGGTTAATAAGCTATAGAAGGAATGAGATTAAGTTTTCAGATCACCGGCCTGTAACTGCCTCTTACATGGTTGAAGTGGAGGTATTTTCTCCAAAGAAATTGCAACGTGCCCTCACTTTCACTGATGCAGAAATTGAAGAAGAGCCCATAATCTCAGATATGAGTGTTGATAGAGGAATGAGCAGACTAATGTGGGAGAG GATATCTCTTACTGGGGTCGATGAGAATAAGGCGCAATAG